The following are from one region of the Mycolicibacterium diernhoferi genome:
- a CDS encoding PaaI family thioesterase, whose translation MTDYGLDPRRVDPEYDRHGGFPVFEAAEPGPGFERFLAATRRLQDLAVSVNPDTATWEEAADDVEKLVALLEPHQAAEGVGPANRVPDLPGAGSLLMPPWHVTKFEPEGIELSVQFSRYHVGGNRAVHGGVLPLLFDSMFGMVIHATGRPISRTAFLHVDYRAITPIDVPLTATGWLREAEDRKAFVNADLRDADGKLLAEANGLMIRLLPGQP comes from the coding sequence GTGACCGACTACGGACTCGATCCGCGGCGCGTCGATCCCGAGTACGACCGCCACGGTGGATTCCCGGTGTTCGAGGCCGCCGAGCCGGGCCCGGGATTCGAGCGCTTTCTCGCCGCGACGCGGCGGCTGCAGGATCTGGCGGTTTCGGTGAACCCGGACACCGCGACCTGGGAAGAGGCCGCCGACGACGTCGAGAAGCTGGTCGCCCTGCTGGAACCGCACCAGGCCGCCGAAGGGGTCGGGCCGGCCAACCGGGTGCCCGACCTGCCCGGCGCGGGAAGCCTGTTGATGCCGCCGTGGCACGTCACCAAGTTCGAGCCCGAGGGCATCGAATTGTCGGTGCAGTTCAGCCGGTATCACGTCGGTGGCAACAGGGCCGTGCACGGCGGGGTGTTGCCGCTGTTGTTCGACTCGATGTTCGGCATGGTGATCCACGCGACCGGCCGGCCGATCAGCCGTACCGCGTTCCTGCACGTCGACTACCGGGCCATCACGCCGATCGACGTTCCGCTGACTGCTACCGGATGGCTGCGAGAAGCCGAGGACCGCAAGGCTTTTGTGAATGCCGATCTGCGCGATGCGGATGGCAAGCTGCTTGCCGAGGCCAACGGCCTGATGATCAGATTGCTTCCCGGGCAGCCGTAG
- a CDS encoding MMPL family transporter has product MSGRISWVLALLVLVISGGLLGALSGSDAASQSPVSVPASAESARVDALRAEFPGGDMAPAIIVFTREDGAPLSPADVAAAGPGAQVSEDGLAAVSVSPLPADLSGFDLDQAIQDLRAGTADGLPDGLRAEVTGGPAFGADIANSFAGANFTLLAVTAAVVALLLIITYRSPVLWLVPLLVIAFADRVGSVVGTAVASGFGLNPDGSTSGITSVLVFGAGTNYALLLISRYREELATRADHREALRVATRAAGPAILASNATVVLALLTLTFATAPSNRSLGVQAAAGLVVAAIFVLLVLPPFLGLFGKKLFWPFIPQVGDKALTDNGVWHRVAAWVAKRPAWVAAGALSALVALCFGLLSTPVGLSQTEQFRVQAESVRGYDTLSQHFPSGLTDPAVVIAPSADAEAIGRAISDTPGVVSARPAGESSTGLTQWSVVLEAAPASDEAFDTVDALRNSVHSVNADALVGGSDAKARDSATAAQRDRMVVIPAILAVVLAVLFVLLRSVLAPLILVAVTVLSSVAALGLGGWASVHLFGFPALDNSTPLFAFLFLVALGVDYTIFLVTRAREETPEFGTRQGIVRAVSATGAVITSAGIVLAAVFCVLGVLPLIVLTQLGIIVGLGILLDTFVVRTVIIPALFTLIGPRIWWPGLRADA; this is encoded by the coding sequence ATGTCCGGTCGCATCTCCTGGGTTCTGGCGTTGTTGGTACTCGTGATTTCCGGCGGATTGCTGGGCGCCCTCAGCGGGTCCGACGCCGCTTCCCAGTCTCCGGTCTCGGTGCCCGCCTCCGCGGAATCCGCGCGGGTCGATGCGTTGCGCGCGGAATTCCCCGGTGGCGATATGGCGCCGGCCATCATCGTGTTCACCCGGGAGGACGGTGCCCCGCTCAGCCCCGCCGACGTGGCCGCGGCCGGTCCGGGCGCCCAGGTGTCCGAAGACGGATTGGCCGCCGTGTCGGTCAGCCCGCTGCCGGCCGACCTGTCCGGGTTCGACCTCGACCAGGCGATCCAGGATCTGCGCGCCGGCACCGCCGACGGGCTGCCCGATGGGCTGCGCGCCGAGGTGACCGGCGGGCCGGCCTTCGGCGCGGATATCGCCAACTCCTTTGCCGGAGCCAACTTCACGCTGCTCGCCGTCACGGCGGCGGTGGTGGCACTGTTGCTCATCATCACCTACCGTTCCCCGGTGCTGTGGCTGGTTCCGCTGCTGGTGATCGCCTTCGCCGACCGGGTCGGATCGGTGGTGGGCACCGCCGTCGCGTCGGGCTTCGGCCTGAACCCCGACGGTTCGACCAGCGGTATCACCAGCGTGCTGGTGTTCGGCGCGGGGACCAACTATGCACTGCTGCTCATCTCGCGCTACCGCGAGGAGTTGGCCACCCGGGCCGACCACCGCGAGGCACTGCGCGTGGCCACCCGCGCGGCCGGGCCGGCCATCCTGGCCAGTAACGCCACCGTCGTGCTGGCCCTGCTCACCCTGACGTTCGCCACCGCGCCGAGCAACCGCAGCCTCGGTGTGCAGGCCGCCGCCGGTCTGGTGGTCGCGGCGATCTTCGTGCTGCTGGTCCTGCCGCCGTTCCTCGGACTGTTCGGCAAGAAGCTGTTCTGGCCGTTCATCCCGCAGGTCGGCGACAAGGCCCTGACCGACAACGGTGTCTGGCACCGGGTCGCCGCCTGGGTCGCCAAACGCCCCGCGTGGGTGGCCGCCGGGGCACTGTCCGCGCTGGTCGCGTTGTGCTTCGGCCTGCTCAGCACCCCGGTCGGGTTGTCCCAGACCGAACAGTTCCGGGTGCAGGCGGAGTCGGTGAGGGGTTATGACACGCTGTCCCAACACTTCCCGAGCGGCCTCACCGATCCCGCCGTGGTGATCGCACCCAGCGCCGATGCCGAGGCGATCGGTCGCGCCATCTCGGATACCCCGGGTGTGGTCTCGGCCCGTCCGGCCGGTGAGTCCAGTACCGGGCTGACCCAGTGGTCGGTGGTCCTGGAAGCCGCACCGGCCTCCGATGAGGCCTTCGATACCGTTGATGCGTTGCGTAATTCGGTGCACTCGGTGAACGCCGATGCGCTGGTGGGCGGATCGGACGCCAAGGCGCGCGATTCCGCGACGGCCGCGCAGCGGGACCGGATGGTGGTCATCCCGGCCATCCTGGCGGTGGTTCTGGCGGTGCTCTTCGTGCTGCTGCGGTCCGTCCTGGCGCCGCTGATCCTGGTCGCGGTGACCGTGCTCAGTTCCGTGGCGGCCCTGGGCCTCGGCGGATGGGCGAGCGTGCACCTGTTCGGATTCCCGGCGCTGGACAACAGCACTCCGCTGTTCGCGTTCCTGTTCCTGGTCGCGCTCGGCGTGGACTACACGATCTTCCTGGTGACCCGGGCCCGCGAGGAGACACCGGAATTCGGCACCCGGCAGGGCATCGTGCGTGCCGTCTCCGCGACCGGTGCGGTGATCACCAGCGCCGGCATCGTGCTGGCCGCGGTGTTCTGTGTGCTCGGTGTGCTGCCGCTGATCGTGCTGACGCAGCTCGGCATCATCGTCGGTCTGGGCATCCTGCTGGACACCTTCGTGGTGCGGACGGTGATCATTCCGGCGCTGTTCACACTGATCGGGCCGCGCATCTGGTGGCCGGGGTTGCGCGCCGACGCGTAG
- the purT gene encoding formate-dependent phosphoribosylglycinamide formyltransferase: MANEADNTSNSAGPVVMLLGSGEMSRELALAFQRLGATVVAVDGDADAPAHRVADRHAVVTMNDPDALAAVVERERPDYLVDQAGVIAIDGWETQAGGVEIFPTPRAVRLSLDREGLRRLAADELGLPTAPFWFAGSAGELSAIAEHAGFPLTVTPVAGATGDGRSVLLRPEDVQPAWNRAIAAGTVTTPNRVMAETVVDVDDEVTLLTVRTIGATGPSVRFCEPIGHRDAGGTLATWQPHRLSPAASDAAKSIAARIVNSLGGRGVFAVELLVRGDEVYFTDVRPQPGDTGLLTQRTQRLSQFDLHARAILGLPVDTIMISPGAAEIGYADGPARTVTKRPDALAILSETLDVAESDVVLFDRLDETDGRHRLGAAVATAPDVTVARDRAQRTAVSLRRLWQS; this comes from the coding sequence ATGGCTAACGAGGCGGACAACACAAGCAATTCGGCCGGTCCAGTGGTGATGCTGCTGGGGTCCGGTGAGATGAGCCGTGAACTGGCCCTGGCCTTTCAGCGGCTCGGTGCGACCGTCGTCGCGGTGGACGGTGACGCCGATGCGCCCGCGCACCGGGTGGCCGATCGCCACGCCGTGGTGACGATGAACGATCCGGATGCGCTGGCAGCGGTGGTCGAGCGGGAACGCCCGGATTACCTGGTCGACCAGGCCGGTGTGATCGCCATCGATGGGTGGGAGACACAAGCCGGCGGTGTCGAGATCTTTCCCACCCCGCGGGCCGTCCGGCTCAGTCTGGACCGTGAGGGCCTGCGCCGGCTGGCCGCCGACGAACTCGGCCTGCCGACCGCCCCGTTCTGGTTCGCGGGCTCGGCCGGGGAACTGTCCGCGATCGCCGAGCACGCCGGGTTCCCGCTGACCGTGACGCCGGTGGCGGGCGCAACGGGGGACGGCCGTTCGGTGCTGCTGCGCCCCGAGGATGTGCAGCCGGCGTGGAACCGGGCGATCGCGGCGGGCACGGTCACCACCCCCAACCGGGTGATGGCCGAGACCGTGGTGGACGTCGACGACGAGGTCACCCTGCTGACCGTGCGCACCATCGGTGCCACCGGCCCGTCCGTGCGCTTCTGTGAACCGATCGGGCACCGGGACGCCGGTGGCACGCTGGCGACCTGGCAGCCGCACCGGCTCAGCCCCGCGGCATCGGACGCCGCCAAGTCGATCGCCGCCCGCATCGTCAACTCGCTCGGCGGGCGTGGTGTGTTCGCGGTGGAATTACTGGTGCGCGGGGACGAGGTGTACTTCACGGACGTGCGGCCCCAGCCCGGCGACACCGGCCTGCTGACCCAACGGACCCAGCGGCTCTCCCAATTCGACCTGCACGCCCGCGCCATCCTGGGCCTGCCCGTGGACACCATCATGATCTCTCCGGGGGCGGCCGAGATCGGCTACGCGGACGGGCCGGCGAGGACGGTGACCAAGCGGCCCGACGCGCTGGCCATTCTGTCCGAGACCCTCGACGTGGCCGAGAGCGACGTGGTGCTCTTCGACCGGCTCGACGAGACCGACGGCCGCCACCGGCTCGGGGCGGCCGTCGCCACGGCACCCGATGTCACGGTGGCCCGGGACCGTGCGCAACGGACCGCGGTGTCGCTGCGTAGGCTCTGGCAGTCGTGA
- a CDS encoding cytochrome P450 produces MTQQLLPPVHMRRNGFDPVPELGEIRERDGVRSVVSAIGNTVYLVTRHDDVKAVLADHEHFGNARPPGFRLPGAPEMSDDEAAAARAGNLLGQDPPEHQRLRRLLTPEFTIRRMKRLEPRIAEIVDEHLDAMAAVGPPVDLISQFALPVPSLVICELLGVPYHDRADFQDRSARQLDLSLPLAERMELQQQSRAYMHSLVSRARRTPGEDILGMLIGEHGDELNDDELVGIAGLLLLAGHETTSNMLGLGTLALLRRPEQAALLRDDPDAVGPAMEELLRYLSVVHHAIPRFVTADVEVAGVSIPAGSLVFASLPAGNRDPSFIDRPDELDLRRGAPGHLAFGHGVHHCLGAPLARMEMRIAFPALLRRFPTLALAGPFEDVEFRDFHFIYGLRSLSVRW; encoded by the coding sequence ATGACCCAGCAGCTGTTGCCACCGGTCCATATGCGGCGCAACGGCTTCGACCCGGTCCCCGAACTCGGTGAGATCCGGGAGCGGGACGGTGTGCGATCGGTCGTCAGTGCCATCGGCAACACGGTGTACCTCGTTACCCGGCACGACGACGTCAAGGCGGTGCTGGCCGATCACGAGCACTTCGGCAATGCCCGCCCGCCGGGTTTCCGGTTGCCCGGTGCCCCGGAGATGTCGGACGACGAGGCGGCCGCCGCGCGGGCGGGCAACCTGCTCGGCCAGGATCCGCCCGAGCACCAGCGGTTACGCCGGCTGCTGACGCCGGAGTTCACCATCCGGCGGATGAAGCGTCTGGAGCCGCGGATCGCCGAGATCGTCGACGAGCACCTGGACGCGATGGCCGCCGTCGGGCCGCCCGTCGACCTGATCTCCCAATTCGCCTTGCCGGTACCGTCGTTGGTGATCTGCGAGTTGCTGGGCGTGCCGTACCACGACCGTGCGGACTTCCAGGACCGCTCGGCCCGCCAGCTCGATCTGTCGCTTCCTCTCGCCGAGCGGATGGAGCTGCAACAGCAGAGCCGGGCCTATATGCACAGCCTGGTCTCCCGGGCCCGGCGAACGCCGGGCGAGGACATCCTCGGCATGCTCATCGGTGAGCACGGCGATGAACTCAACGATGACGAACTCGTGGGCATCGCCGGACTGTTGCTGCTCGCCGGCCACGAGACGACATCGAACATGCTGGGGCTGGGCACGTTGGCCCTGTTGCGCCGGCCCGAGCAGGCGGCACTGTTACGCGACGACCCGGACGCCGTCGGACCCGCGATGGAGGAGCTGCTGCGGTATCTGTCGGTGGTCCATCACGCCATCCCGCGATTCGTCACCGCCGATGTCGAGGTGGCCGGCGTGAGCATCCCCGCAGGCTCGCTGGTGTTCGCATCGCTGCCGGCCGGCAATCGAGATCCGTCCTTCATCGACCGGCCCGACGAGCTGGATCTGCGCCGCGGTGCTCCCGGACATCTGGCGTTCGGCCATGGCGTCCATCACTGCCTGGGCGCGCCGCTGGCCCGGATGGAGATGCGGATCGCCTTCCCCGCGCTGCTGCGCCGCTTCCCCACCCTGGCCTTGGCCGGGCCGTTCGAGGATGTCGAGTTCCGCGATTTCCACTTCATCTACGGTCTACGGTCGCTATCAGTGAGGTGGTGA
- a CDS encoding adenylosuccinate synthase: protein MPAIVLIGAQWGDEGKGKATDLLGGRVQWVVRYQGGNNAGHTVVLPTGENFALHLIPSGILTPGVTNVIGNGVVVDPGVLLTELSGLEDRGVDTSRLLISADAHLLMPYHVAIDKVTERYMGSKKIGTTGRGIGPCYQDKIARIGIRVADVLDEEQLAAKIEAALDFKNQVLVKIYNRKALDATEVLDSLLAQAEGFKHRIADARLLLNEALEQGETVLLEGSQGTLLDVDHGTYPFVTSSNPTAGGAAVGSGIGPTRITTVLGILKAYTTRVGSGPFPTELFDEHGAYLAKTGGEVGVTTGRARRCGWFDAVIARYATRVNGITDYFLTKLDVLSSLETVPVCVGYTVDGKRTDEMPMTQADIQRAEPIYEELPGWWEDISSCRTFEELPANARDYVLRLEELAGAQVSCIGVGPGRDQTIVRRDILA from the coding sequence ATGCCGGCAATCGTGCTCATCGGCGCTCAGTGGGGCGACGAGGGCAAAGGAAAGGCCACCGACCTACTCGGTGGACGTGTCCAATGGGTAGTTCGCTACCAGGGCGGTAACAACGCGGGTCATACCGTGGTGCTACCGACCGGTGAGAACTTCGCCCTGCACCTGATCCCCTCGGGCATCCTCACCCCGGGTGTCACCAACGTCATCGGCAACGGTGTCGTGGTCGACCCGGGCGTGCTGCTGACCGAGCTATCCGGGCTGGAGGACCGCGGCGTCGACACCTCGCGCCTGTTGATCTCCGCCGACGCTCACCTGCTCATGCCGTACCACGTCGCCATCGACAAGGTGACCGAGCGCTACATGGGCAGCAAGAAGATCGGCACCACCGGACGCGGGATCGGGCCCTGCTACCAGGACAAGATCGCCCGGATCGGTATCCGGGTCGCCGATGTCCTCGACGAGGAGCAGCTGGCCGCCAAGATCGAGGCCGCCCTGGACTTCAAGAACCAGGTGCTGGTCAAGATCTACAACCGCAAGGCGCTCGACGCCACCGAGGTGCTGGACAGTCTGCTGGCCCAGGCCGAGGGGTTCAAGCACCGCATCGCCGATGCCCGCCTGCTGCTCAACGAGGCGCTGGAGCAGGGCGAGACGGTGCTGCTGGAGGGGTCGCAGGGCACCCTGCTCGACGTCGACCACGGCACCTATCCGTTCGTGACGTCCTCGAACCCGACTGCCGGCGGGGCTGCCGTCGGTTCCGGCATCGGACCCACCCGGATCACCACCGTGCTGGGCATCCTCAAGGCGTACACCACCCGTGTCGGTTCGGGCCCATTCCCGACCGAGCTGTTCGACGAGCACGGCGCATACCTGGCCAAGACCGGTGGCGAGGTCGGTGTGACGACGGGCCGGGCGCGACGCTGCGGCTGGTTCGACGCGGTCATCGCCCGTTACGCCACCCGGGTCAATGGCATCACCGATTACTTCCTGACCAAACTCGACGTGCTGTCCAGCCTGGAGACCGTTCCGGTATGCGTGGGGTACACGGTCGACGGCAAGCGCACCGACGAGATGCCGATGACGCAGGCCGACATTCAGCGTGCCGAGCCGATCTACGAAGAGCTGCCGGGCTGGTGGGAGGACATCAGCTCCTGCCGCACCTTCGAAGAGTTGCCGGCGAACGCGCGGGATTACGTGCTGCGCTTGGAAGAGCTTGCCGGAGCGCAGGTCTCGTGTATCGGTGTGGGCCCCGGTCGCGATCAGACCATCGTGCGCCGGGACATCCTGGCGTGA
- a CDS encoding MarR family winged helix-turn-helix transcriptional regulator — MQEREALEQQIAADVRALTAESEQIGRDFATRNNVAVNDFRALLHVMVADAAGTPLTAGELRKLMGTSGAAITYLVERMIASGHLRREAHAHDRRKVILRYDDHGLAVARSFFAPLQQLNSHALAGLPDDDLQAAHRVLAALVAAMREFRAADDD, encoded by the coding sequence ATGCAGGAACGCGAGGCCCTCGAGCAGCAGATCGCGGCCGACGTGCGTGCGTTGACCGCTGAGTCCGAACAGATCGGTCGGGACTTTGCTACCCGCAACAACGTCGCCGTAAACGACTTCCGGGCTCTTTTGCATGTGATGGTCGCCGACGCCGCGGGCACCCCGCTGACCGCGGGTGAGCTGCGCAAGCTGATGGGTACCTCCGGCGCAGCCATCACCTACCTGGTGGAACGGATGATCGCGTCGGGACACCTGCGGCGCGAGGCGCATGCCCACGACCGCCGCAAGGTCATCCTGCGCTACGACGACCACGGCCTGGCGGTGGCGCGCAGTTTCTTCGCCCCGTTGCAGCAGCTCAACTCCCATGCGCTGGCGGGGCTGCCCGACGACGACCTGCAGGCCGCGCACCGCGTTCTCGCCGCGCTCGTGGCGGCCATGCGCGAGTTCCGCGCTGCCGACGACGATTGA
- a CDS encoding phospholipase D family protein has protein sequence MQWFLPAAERGNPDTVIDHANGIGYSRGNLARPLIHGTVYFAELLRCINAAGDGDLIWFTDWQSNADQRLDDGPDSELLTVLGAAIARGADVRALVWRSHSPLLGYSADEHRDLGEALQKLGGDVLLDMRVRRSGAHHQKFVVIRYGADPSRDTAFVGGIDLCHGRRDDAAHAGDPQADEIAAEYGPRPPWHDVQVAIQGPAVHDVETVFRERWDDSCPTTRNPVRLLRDAASKLDDERRPLPPQAPPPPAVEDGTHAVQLLRTYPRLGPGWKYDFARNGERSVARGYTRAIGKTHRMIYLEDQFLWGAEMSSVLVEALERNPELRLIAVLPQFPDEDGWFARDPQILGRIRGVMQVILAAPERVAFFGLENHAGTPVYVHAKVCVLDDHWVSIGSDNFCRRSWTNDSELTAAIIDEAGEEDGLARRLRLALAAEHLDADPSSDAVDGCADPVEMFRRYSDSADALDAWHRSGRAGTRPPGRLRRLPEPKLSIPRQLFAAPLYRYLHDPDGRALRMRVRKEF, from the coding sequence ATGCAGTGGTTCCTGCCGGCGGCCGAGCGAGGCAACCCGGACACCGTCATCGACCACGCCAATGGCATCGGGTACTCACGCGGCAACCTGGCCCGGCCGTTGATCCACGGCACGGTCTACTTCGCCGAGTTGCTCAGATGCATCAACGCCGCCGGCGATGGGGATCTCATCTGGTTCACCGACTGGCAGAGCAACGCCGACCAGCGACTCGACGACGGCCCGGACAGCGAACTGCTGACCGTGCTCGGTGCCGCGATCGCCCGCGGGGCCGACGTGCGAGCCCTGGTGTGGCGCTCGCATTCCCCGCTGCTGGGCTACTCCGCCGACGAGCACCGCGATCTCGGTGAGGCCCTGCAGAAGCTCGGCGGCGACGTACTGCTGGACATGCGGGTCCGCCGGAGCGGTGCGCACCACCAGAAGTTCGTGGTGATCCGGTACGGCGCCGATCCCAGCCGCGACACCGCCTTCGTCGGCGGGATCGACCTGTGTCACGGACGCCGTGACGACGCCGCCCACGCCGGCGACCCGCAGGCCGACGAGATCGCCGCCGAGTACGGTCCGCGACCGCCCTGGCACGACGTCCAGGTCGCCATCCAGGGGCCCGCGGTGCACGACGTGGAGACGGTGTTCCGGGAACGCTGGGATGACTCCTGCCCGACCACCCGCAATCCGGTCCGGCTGCTGCGTGATGCCGCATCCAAACTCGATGACGAACGCCGGCCGTTACCCCCACAGGCGCCGCCGCCCCCGGCCGTCGAGGACGGCACACACGCCGTGCAGTTGTTGCGCACCTATCCGCGGCTCGGGCCCGGATGGAAATACGATTTCGCGCGCAACGGGGAACGCTCGGTCGCCCGCGGGTACACCCGGGCCATCGGCAAGACCCACCGGATGATCTACCTGGAGGACCAGTTCCTGTGGGGCGCCGAGATGAGCTCGGTGCTCGTGGAAGCGCTGGAGCGAAACCCCGAGCTGCGCTTGATCGCCGTGCTGCCGCAGTTCCCCGACGAGGACGGCTGGTTCGCCCGCGACCCGCAGATCCTCGGCCGGATCCGGGGTGTGATGCAGGTGATCCTGGCCGCGCCGGAGCGGGTGGCCTTCTTCGGTCTGGAAAACCATGCCGGCACACCGGTTTACGTGCACGCGAAGGTCTGTGTGCTGGACGATCATTGGGTGTCGATCGGCTCTGACAACTTCTGCCGGCGGTCCTGGACGAACGATTCGGAACTCACGGCGGCCATCATCGACGAGGCCGGCGAGGAGGACGGGTTGGCCCGGCGGCTGCGGTTGGCGCTGGCCGCCGAACATCTGGACGCGGATCCTTCCTCCGATGCGGTCGACGGGTGTGCCGATCCCGTCGAGATGTTCCGTCGCTACAGCGATTCCGCGGATGCGCTGGATGCGTGGCACCGCTCGGGCCGGGCCGGTACGCGTCCGCCCGGACGGCTGCGGCGACTACCCGAACCGAAGCTGAGCATTCCCCGGCAGCTGTTCGCCGCGCCGTTGTACCGATACCTGCACGACCCGGACGGCCGCGCCCTGCGGATGCGGGTACGAAAGGAGTTCTGA
- a CDS encoding ferredoxin — translation MKVEADYDSCITAGNCVMVAGAVFDQDDDGVVVVLTEDVPEGEEEHAREAVKLCPASALRLR, via the coding sequence ATGAAAGTGGAAGCCGATTACGACAGCTGCATCACCGCGGGCAACTGCGTGATGGTGGCCGGTGCGGTGTTCGATCAGGACGACGACGGTGTGGTGGTGGTGCTCACCGAGGACGTGCCCGAGGGCGAAGAGGAACATGCCCGCGAAGCCGTGAAGCTGTGCCCGGCTTCGGCGTTGCGACTTAGATAG
- a CDS encoding Rv0361 family membrane protein, which yields MSQDPADRDRPTATPFLFALAIIVIVITAILVINRGDGDGDPEQIGRAVVAQNDALQRQDYQAFVASTCAAQRGTEQEILARQRESAAARGERYVDGAGNVEVDGDRATAKVKYHFGDDEDAGDTEITVDMTFVREDGAWKVCSEGPA from the coding sequence GTGAGTCAGGATCCAGCAGACCGGGACAGGCCGACGGCGACGCCGTTCCTCTTCGCCCTGGCCATCATCGTCATTGTGATCACCGCGATTCTTGTGATCAATCGTGGCGACGGTGACGGCGACCCCGAGCAGATCGGCCGGGCCGTCGTCGCCCAGAACGACGCGCTGCAGCGCCAGGACTACCAGGCCTTCGTGGCGAGCACCTGCGCCGCGCAGCGCGGCACCGAGCAAGAGATCCTGGCCAGGCAGCGGGAATCCGCCGCCGCACGCGGTGAGCGGTACGTCGACGGAGCGGGCAATGTCGAGGTGGACGGTGACCGGGCGACCGCCAAGGTCAAGTACCACTTCGGGGACGACGAGGACGCCGGGGACACCGAAATCACCGTCGACATGACGTTCGTCCGCGAGGACGGTGCCTGGAAGGTGTGTTCGGAGGGACCGGCCTAG
- a CDS encoding HNH endonuclease signature motif containing protein, whose protein sequence is MFDRVGLAGMSDEQLISALTDATRSEAMAAADRLALVAEVTARQCDDEDDVIAHQVVDGWAFAKAQVSAACNLSPHAASTQMRIGVALRDRLPRTAALFGSGAVSARVIGEITWRTHLVTDEDALALIDAAIAAEATEYGALSEAALIRAVDLWVEKFDPIAVIRSKAAAKDLYVEFDDRDDPNGVCSFWGRLRATDKQALQQRLNDLADTVCANDPRTVRERRADALGALGIVGPSLQRLTCRCGDPGCAGSGKDPRSMAVNIYMLADQVPGADARPAPQTGPGPTPTGEPGPEGPEPEPEPAPGPDGPERPAAQTPTPAESDPTPAVDPAAHVPFNSRPVATFAGAGVGVMLDGTVIPAAMLADLIATGAKVRPLREVADLPTERQYRPSTALTAFVRMCSQTCSFPGCSKPAHRCDLDHLIPWPAGATHPGNLRPLCREHHLVKTFRSGPNGWTVKARPDGATEWTSPTGHTYVSTPGAAILFPHWNIHTTVPPPRHISLIHDDHSSAKMPTRQRTRAQDRAHRINAEHTRNATELALASAAKDHNQDRITNGATAPPDIFDSQTTNAADPDPPPF, encoded by the coding sequence ATGTTCGATAGGGTCGGGTTGGCGGGGATGAGCGATGAACAGCTCATCTCCGCGTTGACGGACGCGACCCGGTCGGAGGCCATGGCGGCCGCGGATCGGCTGGCCCTGGTCGCCGAGGTCACCGCACGCCAGTGCGATGACGAGGATGACGTGATCGCCCATCAGGTGGTCGATGGGTGGGCGTTCGCGAAGGCGCAGGTGAGTGCGGCCTGCAATCTCAGTCCGCATGCAGCCTCGACTCAGATGCGCATCGGGGTGGCGCTGCGGGATCGGCTGCCGCGCACCGCGGCGTTGTTCGGGTCGGGGGCGGTGTCGGCGAGAGTGATCGGGGAGATCACCTGGCGCACCCATCTGGTGACCGACGAGGATGCGTTGGCGTTGATCGATGCCGCGATCGCCGCAGAAGCCACCGAGTACGGGGCGTTGTCGGAAGCCGCGCTGATCCGGGCGGTGGATTTGTGGGTGGAGAAGTTCGACCCGATCGCGGTGATCCGGTCCAAGGCCGCCGCCAAAGACCTCTACGTCGAGTTCGACGACCGTGATGACCCCAACGGGGTCTGCTCGTTCTGGGGACGGCTGCGGGCGACTGACAAGCAGGCCCTGCAGCAGCGCCTCAATGATCTCGCGGACACCGTGTGCGCCAATGATCCGCGCACCGTGCGGGAACGCCGCGCCGACGCCCTGGGTGCCCTCGGCATCGTCGGGCCGTCGCTGCAGCGGTTGACCTGCCGATGCGGGGACCCGGGCTGTGCGGGAAGCGGGAAAGATCCGCGGTCGATGGCGGTGAACATCTACATGCTGGCCGATCAGGTGCCCGGTGCCGATGCGAGGCCCGCCCCACAGACCGGGCCTGGGCCGACGCCCACGGGTGAGCCCGGGCCCGAAGGGCCTGAGCCGGAGCCTGAACCAGCTCCTGGACCAGATGGCCCTGAGCGGCCCGCTGCGCAGACACCGACGCCCGCCGAGTCCGATCCGACGCCCGCCGTGGACCCCGCGGCGCACGTGCCATTCAATTCCCGGCCCGTGGCCACTTTCGCCGGGGCGGGCGTCGGGGTGATGCTCGACGGCACCGTCATCCCGGCGGCCATGCTGGCCGACCTCATCGCCACCGGCGCCAAGGTCCGGCCCCTGCGCGAGGTCGCCGACCTGCCCACTGAACGCCAATACCGGCCCTCCACGGCGCTGACCGCGTTCGTGCGGATGTGTTCGCAGACCTGTAGCTTCCCCGGCTGCTCGAAACCGGCGCACCGCTGCGATCTGGACCACCTGATCCCGTGGCCGGCAGGGGCCACCCACCCGGGCAACCTGCGTCCGCTCTGCCGTGAACATCATCTGGTGAAAACATTCCGCTCCGGCCCGAACGGCTGGACCGTCAAAGCACGCCCCGACGGCGCCACAGAATGGACCTCGCCCACCGGGCACACCTATGTCAGCACCCCGGGCGCGGCGATCCTGTTCCCGCACTGGAACATCCACACCACCGTCCCGCCGCCACGACACATCAGCCTCATCCACGACGATCACAGCAGCGCCAAGATGCCCACCCGGCAACGCACCCGCGCCCAAGACCGCGCACACCGCATCAACGCCGAACACACCCGCAACGCAACCGAACTCGCCCTCGCGTCAGCAGCGAAGGACCACAACCAGGACCGCATCACCAACGGCGCCACCGCACCACCGGACATCTTCGACAGCCAGACCACCAACGCCGCGGACCCGGACCCGCCACCCTTCTAG